From one Rhopalosiphum padi isolate XX-2018 chromosome 2, ASM2088224v1, whole genome shotgun sequence genomic stretch:
- the LOC132919198 gene encoding isoleucine--tRNA ligase, cytoplasmic: MVEQAVEYLNFPKEEEKILQFWKETDVFHECLRQSKGKPRFSFYDGPPFATGLPHYGHILAGAIKDVVTRYAHQTGHHVERRFGWDTHGLPVEFEIDKLLGIKGPEDVAKMGIDKYNAECRKIVMRYAGDWETIVTRLGRWIDFKNDYKTLYPWFMESVWWVFSELWNKGMVYRGVKVMPFSTACSTPLSNFESGQNYKEVVDPAVIVSFTLENDPSVSLVAWTTTPWTLPSNLALCVNPTLIYVKVKDLNDKIFILMEARLETIFKKKENYTILDKFPGEKLKGLKYTPLFPYFKQCQNTAFVVLTDGYVSAESGTGIVHQAPYFGEDDYRVCLAAGVITRDQDIICPVDESGKFVLPVTDFEGQYVKDADKNIIKYLKEAGKLVSSSSIKHSYPFCWRSETPLIYKAVPSWFVRVQHMSQDLLACNSATYWVPSFVKDKRFGNWLKDARDWAISRNRYWGTPIPLWVSEDGKEIVCISSIEQLHKLTGVLVTDLHRETVDKLTIPSARPGFPPLRRITEVFDCWFESGSMPYAQQHYPFENRKEFSENFPADFIAEGIDQTRGWFYTLLVISTALFNKAPFKNLIANGLVLASDGQKMSKRKKNYPDPMEVVNKFGADALRLYLINSPVVRAENLRFKEEGVKEILKDLFLPWYNAYRFFIQNIRDSSGNMYKPNKNYYSAPSENKMDRWITSWTQSLIAFIRREMAAYRLYTVAPRLVKFIDVLTNWYVRLNRQRLKGECGHADWQQSLDTLYHVLMTMVCLMAPYTPFICELMYQNLKKIENLKERSVHFHMVPTVQEHLIDKNIEQSVSNMQNIIEMGRVMRDRKTIPVKYPLPDLKIIADDPKIIENVKEFRNYIEKELNVKTITFTKNKSRYVKLRAEPDHKTLGSRLKSDFKRVTAAIRELTNEQLQAWQNEVSAVAEGNDDDKKPLLKVLEHELDASEFRILYDFTGPEAEEMAKKYEAQLDNDILVLLNVTPDQNMLDEGTAREIINRIQKLRKKAHLVPTDLITVYYNISPEGDLSRVAKEFNDFIINVLKVPFIDGSAVGNVIIEETQTLKGSNLKISLTKENNDQSLLPICKFVNIELHGITSRYGASNSATVLLENPAGKNLLDINSLTKEVQNVFGLFGIDFVIKTADGKTLDNDLLKNINNETILVQKYNSFETVEIHKKQSPFNQFINVKFGSETGTLLLHEGDDKNDLNKLKPKIARIFNLEINKIKILQENDVIITQLK; the protein is encoded by the exons ATGGTGGAACAAGCCGTAGAGTACTTGAATTTTCCGAAGGAAGAAGAAAAAATACTTCAGTTTTGGAAAGAAACTGATGTATTTCATGAATGTCTAAGACAATCCAAAGGAAAACCCAG GTTTTCTTTTTATGATGGACCACCATTTGCTACTGGACTTCCTCATTATGGTCACATATTAGCTGGAGCAATCAAAGATGTGGTTACGCGGTATGCGCATCAAACTGGTCATCACGTTGAACGTCGATTTGGATGGGATACACATGGTTTGCCAGtg GAATTTGAAATTGATAAGCTTTTAGGAATAAAAGGACCAGAAGATGTTGCTAAAATGggaattgataaatataatgcaGAATGTAGAAAAATTGTTATGCGTTATGCTGGTGATTGGGAAACAATTGTCACTAGATTAGGACGATGGATTG attttaaaaatgattataaaacattatatccaTGGTTTATGGAAAGTGTATGGTGGGTATTCAGTGAGCTTTGGAATAAAGGTATGGTATATCGTGGCGTTAAAGTGATGCCATTTTCAACTGCTTGTAGTACACCGTTATCCAACTTTGAATCTGGTCAAAATTATAAGGAAGTAGTAGATCCTGcag tcATAGTTAGTTTTACTCTTGAAAATGATCCTTCAGTTTCTCTGGTTGCATGGACAACTACACCATGGACATTACCGAGTAATCTAGCATTATGTGTAAATCCTACATTGATATACGTGAAAGTAAAAGatttaaatgacaaaatatttattcttatggAGGCTCGGTTAGAAactatatttaagaaaaaagaaaattatactaTCTTAGACAAATTTCCAGGAGAAAAATTAAAAGGATTGAAATACACACCACTTTTCCCCTATTTTAAACAA tGTCAAAATACTGCTTTTGTTGTATTAACTGATGGGTATGTATCTGCTGAATCTGGTACTGGTATAGTTCATCAAGCTCCATATTTTGGAGAAGATGATTATAGAGTATGCTTAGCTGCCGGAGTAATTACTAGGGATCAGGATATTATTTGTCCTGTTGATGAAAGTGGAAAATTTGTTCTTCCCGTCACCGATTTTGAAGGCCAATATGTCAaa GAtgctgataaaaatattataaaatacctaaaagaGGCAGGAAAGCTTGTAAGTTCTTCTTCAATTAAACATAGTTATCCATTTTGTTGGCGATCTGAAACTCCGCTTATTTATAAAGCTGTACCATCATGGTTTGTACGAGTACAACATATGAGTCAAGATCTCTTAGCTTGTAATAGTGCCACATATTg ggtTCCAAGTTTTGTTAAGGATAAACGCTTTGGAAACTGGTTAAAAGATGCCCGAGATTGGGCAATCAGTCGTAATCGTTACTGGGGTACTCCTATACCACTTTGGGTATCTGAGGACGGGAAAGAAATTGTTTGCATTAGTAGTATTGAACAGTTACATAAGTTGACAGGAGTTCTTGTAACTGATCTTCATCGTGAaac agttGATAAATTGACAATACCATCTGCTAGACCAGGTTTCCCACCATTACGTCGAATTACTGAAGTATTTGATTGTTGGTTTGAATCAGGTTCTATGCCTTATGCACAACAACATTATCCATTTGAAAACAGAAAAGAATTTTCTGAAAACTTCCCTGCAGATTTTATTGCTGAAGGAATAGATCAAACCAGAGGATG gttttatacattattagtaATATCAACAGCATTATTTAATAAGGCACCATTCAAGAACCTCATAGCAAATGGTTTAGTTCTTGCTTCTGATGGACAGAAAATGTCCAAACGTAAAAAGAATTACCCAGATCCGATGGAG gttGTCAACAAATTTGGAGCTGATGCTTTGCGTTTATATCTTATTAATTCTCCTGTGGTAAGAGCAGAGAATTTGAGGTTCAAAGAAGAAGGAGTTAAAGAAATATTGAAAGATTTGTTTCTACCTTGGTACAATGCTTATCGATTTTTCATACAAAACATTCGAGATTCATCT gGAAATATGTATAAgccaaataaaaactattattcagCACCTAGTGAAAATAAAATGGATCGGTGGATAACATCTTGGACACAATCATTGATTGCATTCATACGTCGGGAAATGGCAGCATATCGTCTTTATACAGTTGCTCCAAGACTTGTTAAATTCATAGATGTATTGACTAACTGGTATGTTCGATTAAATCGTCAAAGACTTAAGGGCGAATGTGGTCATGCAGATTGGCAACAATCTTTAGATACATTGTATCATGTCTTAATGACAATGGTTTGCTTAATGGCCCCGTATACACCATTTATATGTGAATTGATGtatcaaaatttaaagaaaatcgaAAACCTTAAAGAGCGTAGTGTTCATTTCCATATGGTACCTACAGTTCA agaacatttgattgataaaaatattgaacaaagtGTTtctaatatgcaaaatattattgaaatgggCAGAGTAATGAGAGATCGAAAGACAATACCAGTCAAA taTCCTCTTCCGGATTTAAAGATCATTGCTGATGAtcctaaaataattgaaaatgtaaaagaGTTTCGTAATTACATTGAAAAAGAATTAAATGTGAAAACTATTACTTTCACAAAAAACAAAAGTAGATACGTAAAACTTCGAGCAGAACCAGATCATAAAACATTAGGTTCTAGATTGAAGTCTGATTTCAAAAGAGTTACAGCAGCTATTCGA gaaTTAACAAATGAACAACTTCAAGCATGGCAAAATGAAGTATCTGCTGTAGCTGAAGGAAATGATGATGATAAAAAACCACTTCTTAAAGTTTTAGAGCATGAATTAGATGCTTCtgaatttagaatattatatgactttACTGGACCAGAAGCAGAAGAAATGGCTAAAAAATATGAAGCGCAATTAGATaatgat atattggttttattaaatgtaacacCAGATCAAAATATGTTGGATGAAGGGACTGCTCGTGAAATAATCAATAGAATTCAAAAGCTTCGAAAAAAAGCTCATTTAGTGCCTACAGatttaataacagtttattataatataagtcctGAAGGAGATTTATCCAGAGTTGCTAaggaatttaatgattttataattaacgttTTAAAAGTTCCTTTTATTGATGGGTCAGCTGTAGGAAATGTGATAATTGAAGAAACTCAAACg ctcAAAGGatccaatttaaaaatttctttaaCAAAAGAAAACAATGATCAAAGTCTATTGCCAATTtgcaa gTTTGTTAACATAGAACTCCATGGAATAACTTCTAGATATGGTGCTTCAAATTCAGCTACAGTTCTTCTTGAAAATCCTGCTGGAAAAAATTTACTAGATATTAATAGTTTGACCAAAGAg GTACAAAATGTTTTTGGTTTAT
- the LOC132919199 gene encoding UDP-glucosyltransferase 2-like, with the protein MMALKSNTMYLPLFVLLIHTFAGSWIHTPAEGARILAVETVGGKSHWNFMSAILQTLVDNGHNITVFTPFASENRENYTEVDTSMGSVRIMDMQLKEMIDKYGNPITIISEMSGMSRMLCNVVYENSKMKEILASTRSDFDIVLIEPLLSECVSYLAVKLNLPLIYIVPVPTMGIMERKLTGHMSNPAVVSLNIINFGTPKTFTQKSINIAYLVYCTVAYTFNELILKFTEPQEYDLHAPIPPSLTFVNRHFTIEPASPIASNVIEIGGIHLKAPKKLPKDILEFIEQSPHGVVYFTFGSTVKMSSLPEQIKKAFIESLAQIPHRVLLKYEDELEPMPTNVMTKKWLPQREILLHPKVKLFISHGGISGLYEAIDGGVPVLGFPLFGDQARNIDNLANAEMAISMDIFSVTKDTFLKNVLKLLHNEKYMANAKTASKIFKDRYMSPTSLVVYWTEYVLRHKGAPHLKSYAFNLPWYQYYLLDLIALILVFIFVVFVVIRKIFKSIAKYFLNYSRNTNTKSKSE; encoded by the exons atgatggctttaaaatcaaatacaatgTACTTacctttatttgtattattaattcatacgTTTGCTGGTTCGTGGATACATACGCCCGCTGAGGGTGCAAGAATATTAGCCGTGGAGACAGTTGGTGGTAAAAGTCACTGGAACTTTATGAGTGCAATTCTCCAGACGTTGGTGGACAATGGACACAATATCACCGTGTTCACGCCATTCGCCAGCGAAAACCGTGAAAACTACACAGAAGTGGACACTTCTATGGGATCTGTGAGAATAATGGACATGCAACTAAAAGAAATGATAGATAAATACGGAAATccaattacaattattagtgaGATGTCAGGTATGAGTAGAATGCTGTGCAATGTAGTTtatgaaaatagtaaaatgaaAGAGATATTGGCTAGTACGCGTTCTGACTTCGACATAGTTCTAATTGAACCATTACTCTCGGAGTGCGTGTCGTACCTCGCCGTTAAGTTGAACTTACCACTCATATACATCGTGCCAGTACCAACAATGGGTATAATGGAACGTAAATTAACGGGACACATGTCCAATCCCGCTGTAGTTTcccttaatataataaattttggtACTCCAAAAACATTCACCCAAAAATCAATCAATATTGCTTATTTGGTTTACTGCACAGTCGCATACACATTCAatgaacttattttaaaattcaccgAACCGCAAGAGTACGATTTGCATGCACCAATCCCGCCTTCTTTGACATTTGTAAACAGACATTTCACAATCGAACCGGCAAGTCCAATTGCGTCAAATGTCATTGAAATTGGTGGAATACATTTGAAAGCACCCAAGAAATTACCAAAA GATATACTAGAATTTATCGAACAATCACCTCATGGTGTAGTTTATTTCACTTTTGGTTCAACTGTTAAAATGAGTTCATTACCAGAACAGATTAAAAAAGCATTTATTGAATCTCTCGCACAAATCCCTCATAgagtattattgaaatatgaagATGAATTAGAACCAATGCCAACAAATGTGATGACTAAAAAGTGGCTACCTCAGCGTGAAATTCTTT TGCACCCGAAAGTGAAACTCTTCATCAGTCATGGAGGTATTTCTGGATTATACGAAGCTATAGACGGTGGTGTCCCCGTTCTTGGATTTCCTTTGTTTGGTGATCAAGCAAGAAATATTGACAATTTAGCCAATGCAGAAATGGCTATTTCTATGGATATTTTTTCAGTAACAAAAGATAcgttcttaaaaaatgttttaaagctACTCCACAATGAAAA GTACATGGCAAATGCTAAAACTGCTTCGAAAATATTCAAAGATCGATATATGTCACCAACAAGTTTAGTTGTATACTGGACAGAGTATGTTCTACGTCATAAAGGAGCTCCCCATTTAAAATCTTACGCATTTAACCTACCATGGTATCAATACTATCTCTTGGATCTTATtgctttaatattagtttttatttttgttgtatttgtTGTTATccgcaaaatatttaaatctattgctaaatactttttaaattattccagAAATACAAATACTAAATCGAAATctgaataa
- the LOC132919200 gene encoding beta-alanyl-dopamine/carcinine hydrolase-like isoform X1 codes for MKFLNNIIVIPLIFNLVHNVFSIDQDYNTDKIPKSVYRRQDCIPIVYVTGSHYEVGYMIGQTFGKVIRDFLDAYEPLKEYLEIYETSEYGRRVYNDCLEATNKYFPQYLIELKGMATGADVPFHKLFLIHLDDILISNIRDTSVDTSTGCSTLMVNIPCKGQFIGHNEDALSATINRFYIVSAHIKPKGEEGGGVFPVREEKWEAMTYAGSLSGYASGYNFDGLVFTINTIFAKKLNKKKIPRGFLTRALLASKANINEIQEILTNYGAGTADAFHVNAGFLGGSRSSRIFYSIEVTPLETEPMSEVIVVPIKTESTSFYTNKLQYSDCEELKESGWQSSVAREKTLEELMLQKPITSLSDILRILGSTRGGEWQIFRDRPNDFVNTINLGVFDFTEKTWTIWTNNPLTNPPILRLSLKFTTFISPTTDLGYENQSCVRRILSDVSDIYKNSLEKFKNMFDITLN; via the exons atgaaatttttgaataatattattgtgattccattaatttttaatttagttcatAACGTTTTTTCTATAGACCAGGACTATAATacag acAAAATTCCAAAATCTGTGTATAGAAGACAGGACTGCATCCCGATAGTGTATGTAACTGGTTCTCACTATGAAGTTGGATATATGATC GGACAGACGTTCGGAAAAGTTATACGAGATTTTTTGGACGCATACGAACCGCTGAAAGAATATTTGGAGATTTATGAAACGTCTGAGTATGGCAGACGAGTGTATAATGATTGTTTAGAAGCAACCAACAAGTATTTTCCTCAATACTTGATCGAGCTCAAAGGAATGGCCACCGGCGCTGACGTTCCGTTTCATaag ctTTTCCTCATTCATTTGGATGACATACTAATTTCGAATATTCGGGATACTAGTGTCGATACGAGTACCGGGTGTTCTACCTTAATGGTAAACATACCATGTAAGGGACAG TTTATCGGGCACAATGAAGACGCCCTGAGCGCGACgataaatcgtttttatattgttagcGCTCACATCAAGCCGAAAGGCGAAGAAGGCGGTGGGGTATTTCCAGTAAGAGAAGAGAAATGGGAAGCAATGACTTACGCCGGTTCGCTGTCTGGATATGCGAGTGGTTATAATTTCGATGGATTGGTGTTTACAATCAATACGATATTCGcgaaaaaactcaacaaaaaaaaaatac CTCGAGGGTTTCTGACGCGAGCTCTGTTAGCTTCTAAGGCCAACATAAATGAAATTCAAGAAATCCTGACCAATTATGGAGCTGGTACAGCGGACGCATTTCATGTTAATGCCGGTTTCCTCGGCGGAAGTAGGAGTAGccgaattttttattcaatcgaAGTGACTCCGTTGGAAACCGAACCGATGTCTGAAGTTATCGTTGTGCCGATAAAAACCGAATCTACGTCCTTTTACACAAACAA ATTACAATATTCAGATTGCGAGGAATTAAAAGAATCTGGTTGGCAAAGCAGCGTAGCCAGAGAAAAAACTTTGGAGGAATTAATGCTACAGAAACCAATCACAAGCTTGTCAGACATTTTGAGAATATTAGGATCTACTCGAGGCGGAGAATGGCAAATTTTTAGGGACAGACCTAACGATTTTGTTAACACTATTAATCtcg GCGTTTTCGATTTTACGGAAAAAACGTGGACGATATGGACAAATAATCCATTGACTAATCCTCCTATTTTACgattatcattaaaattcacGACTTTCATCAGCCCTACTACGGATTTGGGATATGAGAACCAATCCTGTGTTCGAAGAATTCTATCAGATGTttctgatatttataaaaatagtttagagaagtttaaaaatatgtttgacataacattaaattaa
- the LOC132919200 gene encoding beta-alanyl-dopamine/carcinine hydrolase-like isoform X2 — protein MIGQTFGKVIRDFLDAYEPLKEYLEIYETSEYGRRVYNDCLEATNKYFPQYLIELKGMATGADVPFHKLFLIHLDDILISNIRDTSVDTSTGCSTLMVNIPCKGQFIGHNEDALSATINRFYIVSAHIKPKGEEGGGVFPVREEKWEAMTYAGSLSGYASGYNFDGLVFTINTIFAKKLNKKKIPRGFLTRALLASKANINEIQEILTNYGAGTADAFHVNAGFLGGSRSSRIFYSIEVTPLETEPMSEVIVVPIKTESTSFYTNKLQYSDCEELKESGWQSSVAREKTLEELMLQKPITSLSDILRILGSTRGGEWQIFRDRPNDFVNTINLGVFDFTEKTWTIWTNNPLTNPPILRLSLKFTTFISPTTDLGYENQSCVRRILSDVSDIYKNSLEKFKNMFDITLN, from the exons ATGATC GGACAGACGTTCGGAAAAGTTATACGAGATTTTTTGGACGCATACGAACCGCTGAAAGAATATTTGGAGATTTATGAAACGTCTGAGTATGGCAGACGAGTGTATAATGATTGTTTAGAAGCAACCAACAAGTATTTTCCTCAATACTTGATCGAGCTCAAAGGAATGGCCACCGGCGCTGACGTTCCGTTTCATaag ctTTTCCTCATTCATTTGGATGACATACTAATTTCGAATATTCGGGATACTAGTGTCGATACGAGTACCGGGTGTTCTACCTTAATGGTAAACATACCATGTAAGGGACAG TTTATCGGGCACAATGAAGACGCCCTGAGCGCGACgataaatcgtttttatattgttagcGCTCACATCAAGCCGAAAGGCGAAGAAGGCGGTGGGGTATTTCCAGTAAGAGAAGAGAAATGGGAAGCAATGACTTACGCCGGTTCGCTGTCTGGATATGCGAGTGGTTATAATTTCGATGGATTGGTGTTTACAATCAATACGATATTCGcgaaaaaactcaacaaaaaaaaaatac CTCGAGGGTTTCTGACGCGAGCTCTGTTAGCTTCTAAGGCCAACATAAATGAAATTCAAGAAATCCTGACCAATTATGGAGCTGGTACAGCGGACGCATTTCATGTTAATGCCGGTTTCCTCGGCGGAAGTAGGAGTAGccgaattttttattcaatcgaAGTGACTCCGTTGGAAACCGAACCGATGTCTGAAGTTATCGTTGTGCCGATAAAAACCGAATCTACGTCCTTTTACACAAACAA ATTACAATATTCAGATTGCGAGGAATTAAAAGAATCTGGTTGGCAAAGCAGCGTAGCCAGAGAAAAAACTTTGGAGGAATTAATGCTACAGAAACCAATCACAAGCTTGTCAGACATTTTGAGAATATTAGGATCTACTCGAGGCGGAGAATGGCAAATTTTTAGGGACAGACCTAACGATTTTGTTAACACTATTAATCtcg GCGTTTTCGATTTTACGGAAAAAACGTGGACGATATGGACAAATAATCCATTGACTAATCCTCCTATTTTACgattatcattaaaattcacGACTTTCATCAGCCCTACTACGGATTTGGGATATGAGAACCAATCCTGTGTTCGAAGAATTCTATCAGATGTttctgatatttataaaaatagtttagagaagtttaaaaatatgtttgacataacattaaattaa
- the LOC132919200 gene encoding beta-alanyl-dopamine/carcinine hydrolase-like isoform X3, whose translation MATGADVPFHKLFLIHLDDILISNIRDTSVDTSTGCSTLMVNIPCKGQFIGHNEDALSATINRFYIVSAHIKPKGEEGGGVFPVREEKWEAMTYAGSLSGYASGYNFDGLVFTINTIFAKKLNKKKIPRGFLTRALLASKANINEIQEILTNYGAGTADAFHVNAGFLGGSRSSRIFYSIEVTPLETEPMSEVIVVPIKTESTSFYTNKLQYSDCEELKESGWQSSVAREKTLEELMLQKPITSLSDILRILGSTRGGEWQIFRDRPNDFVNTINLGVFDFTEKTWTIWTNNPLTNPPILRLSLKFTTFISPTTDLGYENQSCVRRILSDVSDIYKNSLEKFKNMFDITLN comes from the exons ATGGCCACCGGCGCTGACGTTCCGTTTCATaag ctTTTCCTCATTCATTTGGATGACATACTAATTTCGAATATTCGGGATACTAGTGTCGATACGAGTACCGGGTGTTCTACCTTAATGGTAAACATACCATGTAAGGGACAG TTTATCGGGCACAATGAAGACGCCCTGAGCGCGACgataaatcgtttttatattgttagcGCTCACATCAAGCCGAAAGGCGAAGAAGGCGGTGGGGTATTTCCAGTAAGAGAAGAGAAATGGGAAGCAATGACTTACGCCGGTTCGCTGTCTGGATATGCGAGTGGTTATAATTTCGATGGATTGGTGTTTACAATCAATACGATATTCGcgaaaaaactcaacaaaaaaaaaatac CTCGAGGGTTTCTGACGCGAGCTCTGTTAGCTTCTAAGGCCAACATAAATGAAATTCAAGAAATCCTGACCAATTATGGAGCTGGTACAGCGGACGCATTTCATGTTAATGCCGGTTTCCTCGGCGGAAGTAGGAGTAGccgaattttttattcaatcgaAGTGACTCCGTTGGAAACCGAACCGATGTCTGAAGTTATCGTTGTGCCGATAAAAACCGAATCTACGTCCTTTTACACAAACAA ATTACAATATTCAGATTGCGAGGAATTAAAAGAATCTGGTTGGCAAAGCAGCGTAGCCAGAGAAAAAACTTTGGAGGAATTAATGCTACAGAAACCAATCACAAGCTTGTCAGACATTTTGAGAATATTAGGATCTACTCGAGGCGGAGAATGGCAAATTTTTAGGGACAGACCTAACGATTTTGTTAACACTATTAATCtcg GCGTTTTCGATTTTACGGAAAAAACGTGGACGATATGGACAAATAATCCATTGACTAATCCTCCTATTTTACgattatcattaaaattcacGACTTTCATCAGCCCTACTACGGATTTGGGATATGAGAACCAATCCTGTGTTCGAAGAATTCTATCAGATGTttctgatatttataaaaatagtttagagaagtttaaaaatatgtttgacataacattaaattaa